The sequence below is a genomic window from Cobetia sp. cqz5-12.
CGTCGTCCTTATCATGCGCATCACAGCAGCTGGCAGACGAGGCGTGATTCTTGCGCGGTGGCACGGGGTCCACGCCACCCGGCCCACCCAGTGGGTGGCAGCGCGACAGACGCCTGGCCGTGAGCCAGCACCCCTTGAGGGGCCCATGCACCTTGATGGCCTCAAGTCCATAACTGGAGCAGGAAGGGTAGAAGCGACAACGCGGCCCCAGCAGCGGGCTGAGCACCAGCTGATAGCCGCGCAGCAAACCGGTCAGCAGGCGCGTCATGACCGACGTCACGCCGCGCCTGAGAGAGTGGCGATGTTCAGGCGTTGCCATACAGGGTGTTCGGATCAATGATCGGTGCATCGGTAATCTCGGCACCTTCAGCATCCAGGCGCCAGTAGAAGCAGCTCTTGCGGCCGGTATGGCAGGCAGGGCCTGTCTGATCGACCTTGACCAGCAGGGTGTCGCCATCGCAGTCCAGATGCGTACTGACCAGCCTCTGCTGTTGGCCCGAACTCTCGCCCTTGCGCCACAGCTTGCTGCGTGAGCGTGAGAAGTAGCACACGCGACCAGTGGAGAGCGTCTCGTGCAGGGCTTCGGCGTTCATCCACGCCATCATCAATACCTCACCACTGTCGTGCTGTTGCGCGATGGCGGGAATCAGGCCGTCGCCATTCCAGGGCAAGGCGGCGATCAGCGCATCCAGCGCAACCTTCTCGCCGACATCGGCAGTCTCCAGCGACTTGAGTAGTCCATCCTGTGCCATTGAGGGTGTTTCCTTGCAGAGTCCATATCGAAGCCCCTGCCAGTGTCATGTCACGCTGGCAGGGGCTCACGCAGTATTCAGTATCACAAGCCGCGAATCAGCGACGCAGCCCGCCACGGGCACTGCGCCAGATGAGCGACAGCAGGTAGGCGACACCGGCCACCAGCACGATGGTCGCACCGGCAGGCAGGTCGAACTGCCACGAGAGCGCCAGCCCACCTGTAGTGAAGGCCATGGCCGCCAGGCTCGCGATCACGATCATCATGCCAAGTGAGCGGGCATGATGGCCGGCAAGCGCGGCAGGCAAGGACAACAAGGCCAACACCATGATCAAGCCCACGGCCTGCAGCAGCAACACGACGGTGATCGCCACCATCACCAGCAGCAGCAGATAGAGCGTCTTGACCGGCACGCCCCGCAGACGCGCGAACTCTTCATCGAAGATCACCGCAGTCAGCGGGCGATGTACCAGCAACAACACCAGCGCCAGACCTCCCACCATCCAGGCAAGGGTACCGATGGCATCCGCGGGCACCAGCAGCAGGTTGCCGAACAGGTAGCTCATCAGGTCGACCTTGTAACCCGGGGTCTGACTGATGAACAGAATGCCGGTAGCCATGCCAATTGCCCACAGCGCACCGATGACGGTGTCTTCCTGATCAAAACCCTTGAGACTGATGTAGCCGATCAGCAAGGCGGCGAGGATGGCACTGATGAAGGCGCCGACCAAAGGGCTTGCGCCCATGAAGTAGGCGATCCCCATGCCGGCAAGCACGGTATGGGCGATCCCCCCGGCCAGATAGCCGATGCGGCGTACCACGACATAGGGGCCGACCAGACCGGCCGCAAGACTGGCCAGCAGACCGGCGAAGAGGGCGTTCTGGAGAAAATCCTGGCTGCCCAGGGCGGTGATGAAATTCATGTAGTGTAAGCCTAGAGCGCAGAGCGGGCGACGTGAAGGAAGTGAAACAGGCCAGACGAGCAGTCACCGGCCGCGACATCAGTGATGGTGATGGATCATCTGGACGTGTTCGCCATAGAGCCGCTCGATCGATTCGGCGGTGAGCGTCTCGGTGTCATGGACGATCATCTTGCGGTTGAGGCAGGCCACTCGATCGACGTAGTCACTGATGAAGCCGAGATCGTGACTGATCACCACCACGCTCATGCGGTTGGCCAGACGATTGAACAGCTCGAACAGCGAGCGCTCGCCGTCGCTGTCGACACTCGCGGTGGGCTCATCCAGCAGCAGCAACTGAGGCTCGGCCGCCAGGGCGCGAGCGATCAGCACACGCTGCAACTGACCGCCGGAGAGGGCATCGATATGTCGACGGCGCAGGTGACTGATGCCGACTTCTTCCAGCACTGCACCGATCGCCTCACGGTCCGCGCGTGGCCACGGGCCCCACTGGCGACGACGCCCTTGACGCCCCATCAGCACGACATCTTCCACACGGATGGGGAAGCGCTTCACGAAGTTGGCAAACTGCGGCACATAGCCGATATGGCGCGCAGCAGTCTGAGGCGTGCGCCCCAGCACCCGGACACAGCCAGCCGCTGGCTTGTGAAGACCGAGTATCAGCTTGAGCAAAGTGCTCTTGCCACCACCGTTGGGCCCGATCAGTCCCACGATCTCGCGCGCGCCGACCTGAAAGTCGACATCGTCGAGAATGACCTGCTCGCCATACCGGAAGGTCACGCCGCGAATATCAATGGCATCCGGTGCATCTGCCGGCACCGGGCGAAAGACCGGTCCGACACTGCGCCCGGTGGCTGACGCCTCCGGATGGCTGTCCGTGCGCGGGCGCGCGACGGAGATGGGGCTGACCATGACGTAAGGTACCTCGTTGCAACGCAGACGGGCGCATGAGCGCCCGTCTGACTTTTCGATGGGGCAGGCATTGTGCAAGATCAGACGCCATGCGCAATACCCGGCCGGCAATTACTGGCTGTCAGTCAGCTCGAAACCTGCCTTCAGCGCTTCGGTGGCGTGCTTCAGGTTGTCGAGATAGTCCTCTGCCAGCGGGTCCAGCACTGCCACTTCGGCCTCCAGAGAGCTTGCGATCCGCTTGGCCGCCGTCTGGGAGAACTGTCCAGAGACGAAGATGGTGCCGATGTTCTCATCCTTGGCACGCGTGATCAGCATGGCCATCTCGCGCGGCGTGGGCTCTCGGCCACTGACTTCAATGGCATGCTGCTCGAGCGAGTAGCGGTCCGCGAAGTAGCCGAAACTGGGATGGAAGATCAGGAAGTTACGGCCCTTGTAGGGGGCCAGCGTCTGAGCGATCTGCTCATCCAGCTCACTCAAGGTCTTGAGCAGACGCTGCTCATTGGCATCGATCTCGCTGGCATGCTGCGGAAGGCGAGCCTCGAGCACCTCGGCGGCACGCTCGACGACGGTCTGCATGCGCTGCGGATCCAGCCAGAGGTGAGGATCGGCTTCGCCGAGACCCTCATCCTCGTCATGATGGGCGTCATGACCTGCGTGCTCGTCATGATGCTCTTCGTGACCTTCGTGCTCATCGTGGTGGTGCTCGTCGTGATCTTCATGCTCATCATGATCGGCATGCTCATCATGATCGGCATGATCGGCATGATCGGCATGATCGGCATGATCGGCATGATCGGCATGATCGGCATGATCGTCGGAGTGATCATCATCATGATGCGCGTCGTGATGCTCATCATGCTCTTGCTTATGAGCATGCGCTTCATCATGACCATGATCATGTGCCTCGCCACTGCCGAAGTGGCGTGTGTTGAGGCCCTCCTCAAGATGCACCACCTGCATCTCGGCATTGTTCTTCTCGAGACGCGGCAACCAGACCTGCTCGAAGGGTACGCCGATGGCGAGATAGAGGGGAACCGTCGACAACTCGGCCACCTGGCGGGGGGTCGGGTCATAGGTGTGCGGGCTGTTGCCCGGCTTGACCAGCGTGGTGATCGCGACATGATCCCCGGCCAGCTGATCGACCATCCACTCGACGGGTGGCACGCTGACGGCGACATGCAGTGGCGCACTGTCTTCGGCTTGCGCGTTGGGGGCCGCCAGAACGGCAAGCGCACCCAGCACGCTCAGGGGCAGGCTACGCGCGGCCCGCGAACCCAGCGTGCGCTGGACCCGGGACAGCAGCTTTTCGCAGAATACCTGGCGAGAGGCCAGGGGAGAGCCCGCATGCATACTCATGACACCACTTCCTTTGTTAGTGATCACGGCATGATGCGGGCAAGGCGTGCCGAGAATCGACACGCCATGACCGCCATCAGCCGCGGTTGAACGAGAGACGCTGGCCGTTGGCCACCGGGTTGACGGTCTTGCCGTCATAGGCTTTCACGCCGTTGACGAAGGTCGCATCGATACGCGCCTTGAAGGTCACGCCATCGAAGGGGCTCCAGCCACACTTGTAGAGCACGTTGTCACGCGTGACGCTGGTCTCGCCATTCAGATCGACCAGCACGAGGTCAGCGAAGGCCCCTTCACGGATATAGCCGCGATCGACGATGGAGAAGCGATCCGCCACGTTGTGGCTGGTCTTCTGCACCAGAGTTTCCAGGTCGTAGATGCCGTCCTGGACCTGATCGAGCAGTGACAGCAGGGCATGCTGCACCAGCGGCAGGCCGGAAGGCGCCTTGAAGTACGGGTTCTGCTTCTCTTCCCAGGTATGCGGCGCGTGATCGGTGGCGATGATATCAATACGGCCATCCATCACGGCAGCGCGCAGGGCGGCGCGGTCTTCGGCGGTCTTTACTGCCGGGTTGCACTTGATCAGGCTGCCACGGGTGTCGTAATCGGCGTCGCTGAACCACAGGTGATGCGCGCAGACTTCGGCGGTGATCTGCTTGCCCTTCATCGGGCCGGCCTTGAACAGCGCCATTTCCTCGGCGGTGGTCAGGTGCAGGACATGCAGCTGGGTACCGTTGCGGGTCGCCAGGTCGATCGCCAGACGCGAGCTCTTGATGCAGGCTTCGCGCGAGCGGATCAGACCGTGTTCGGAGAAGGGCACATCTTCCCCGAAACGCTCACGCCAGCGCGCCTCGTTCTCGAGAATCATCGGCGTGTCTTCGCAATGCGTGACGATGGGCGTCGGGGCATGCTTGAAGATGCCTTCGAGAATCTCCGGGTCATCGACCAGCATGTTGCCGGTAGAGGCGCCCATGAAGATTTTGATGCCGCAGGTCTGATTCGGATCCAGCGTCTTGATCGCTTCCAGGTTATCGTTGCTGGCACCCAGATAGAAGGCGTGGTTGGCATGGGCACGACCGGCCGCCACGGCGAACTTGGCCTCCAGTGCATCGCTGTCCAGAGTCGCCGGCTTGACGTTGGGCATGTCGAAGAAGGTGGTAATCCCCCCGGCTACGGCGGCAGCAGACTCGGTGGCGATGTTGCCCTTGGCGGTCAGGCCCGGCTCACGGAAGTGCACCTGATCATCGATCATGCCCGGCAGCAGATGGCGGCCAGCGGCATCAATCACTTCACGTGCATCGAGGTGAGACAGGTCGCTGCCGATGGCGTGAATACGCCCGTCCTTGATGCCCACATCCTGAGTGGAAATGGTGCCTTCATTGACGACTTGCGCCTGTGAGATGCGGATGTCCAGCATGTGACGTCCTCCGTGGGAAGCAAATGTTATATCGTATCAAAAGCGCTCGCAAGCGCCGTTCACTGAGCGTTTTCTGCCATGACAGCTGCTTGAGAGATGCAATCCTGGCAACGCCCCTCGAGTTCGATGGTCTGGCGTTCGATCGAGAAACCATGGCGATCGGCGCTGGCGACGAGCCGGGTGCCGAGATCGTCATCATGCATTTCCTCGACACGACCGCAGCCGCGGCAGATCAACAGCTGAAATCCGTGCTGATGTTCCGGGCAGTGGCAGGCAAGGTAGGCATTGAGTGATTCGATGCGATGGACGAGCCCCTGTTCGAGCAGGAAGTCCAGCGCACGATAGATCGTGGGAGGGCGGGCAGCGCCATGTTCCTTGGCGAGCTGATCCAGCAGGTCATACGCCTTGAGTGCGCCATGACTGGTCGCGATCATTTCCAGTACACGTCGCCGAATCGGCGTAAATCGCACACCGCGCGCCAGACATTGACGTTCAGCCTGGTCGATCAGCGAAAGTGGCTCTGGCATGAAGAATCCTGAGTGTCGTGAATCCCGGATGTCAAAAGGCGTCAAGCGCGATGAGGGCAAGTCCGTCAGCGCGCAGCCTGAATGACCAGATGCTTATTCTAGGGCAAATGGGCCATGACGGGCCACCGGCAAAGGCATCGGGGCTGCGTGAGTCACTCAAAGGCAACGCACGGTGGGGACCGACATGAAATCGTGGACAAGCGATCAATATGATATAACATAACAATTATTGCTTTCTTGGTCGCGGCGGTAGACCAGCGACCATCCCTGACAGGAGGATTTCATGGCCCAGTTCGAGGCGCTGCACCCACCCCTTTCCACACGGCCCGAGCCACGGCTGGCAGCCAGTCCGTCATCTTCGGCTCACACATCAGCGCCAAGGCCCGCGACCCATTGGCATATCGGGCACGAAGCACAGGATCTGGGGGCGATCTTCGAACCCGACATCAGCCTTGCCGTGATGCAGCGCCGCATCGATGCGGCATTGAAAATGGCGGTCAAGG
It includes:
- the yidD gene encoding membrane protein insertion efficiency factor YidD encodes the protein MTRLLTGLLRGYQLVLSPLLGPRCRFYPSCSSYGLEAIKVHGPLKGCWLTARRLSRCHPLGGPGGVDPVPPRKNHASSASCCDAHDKDDAPRS
- the hisI gene encoding phosphoribosyl-AMP cyclohydrolase; protein product: MAQDGLLKSLETADVGEKVALDALIAALPWNGDGLIPAIAQQHDSGEVLMMAWMNAEALHETLSTGRVCYFSRSRSKLWRKGESSGQQQRLVSTHLDCDGDTLLVKVDQTGPACHTGRKSCFYWRLDAEGAEITDAPIIDPNTLYGNA
- a CDS encoding metal ABC transporter permease; this translates as MNFITALGSQDFLQNALFAGLLASLAAGLVGPYVVVRRIGYLAGGIAHTVLAGMGIAYFMGASPLVGAFISAILAALLIGYISLKGFDQEDTVIGALWAIGMATGILFISQTPGYKVDLMSYLFGNLLLVPADAIGTLAWMVGGLALVLLLVHRPLTAVIFDEEFARLRGVPVKTLYLLLLVMVAITVVLLLQAVGLIMVLALLSLPAALAGHHARSLGMMIVIASLAAMAFTTGGLALSWQFDLPAGATIVLVAGVAYLLSLIWRSARGGLRR
- a CDS encoding metal ABC transporter ATP-binding protein, with product MVSPISVARPRTDSHPEASATGRSVGPVFRPVPADAPDAIDIRGVTFRYGEQVILDDVDFQVGAREIVGLIGPNGGGKSTLLKLILGLHKPAAGCVRVLGRTPQTAARHIGYVPQFANFVKRFPIRVEDVVLMGRQGRRRQWGPWPRADREAIGAVLEEVGISHLRRRHIDALSGGQLQRVLIARALAAEPQLLLLDEPTASVDSDGERSLFELFNRLANRMSVVVISHDLGFISDYVDRVACLNRKMIVHDTETLTAESIERLYGEHVQMIHHHH
- a CDS encoding metal ABC transporter solute-binding protein, Zn/Mn family, which produces MTARPSTRWPTASVSRSTAADGGHGVSILGTPCPHHAVITNKGSGVMSMHAGSPLASRQVFCEKLLSRVQRTLGSRAARSLPLSVLGALAVLAAPNAQAEDSAPLHVAVSVPPVEWMVDQLAGDHVAITTLVKPGNSPHTYDPTPRQVAELSTVPLYLAIGVPFEQVWLPRLEKNNAEMQVVHLEEGLNTRHFGSGEAHDHGHDEAHAHKQEHDEHHDAHHDDDHSDDHADHADHADHADHADHADHADHDEHADHDEHEDHDEHHHDEHEGHEEHHDEHAGHDAHHDEDEGLGEADPHLWLDPQRMQTVVERAAEVLEARLPQHASEIDANEQRLLKTLSELDEQIAQTLAPYKGRNFLIFHPSFGYFADRYSLEQHAIEVSGREPTPREMAMLITRAKDENIGTIFVSGQFSQTAAKRIASSLEAEVAVLDPLAEDYLDNLKHATEALKAGFELTDSQ
- a CDS encoding dihydroorotase, giving the protein MLDIRISQAQVVNEGTISTQDVGIKDGRIHAIGSDLSHLDAREVIDAAGRHLLPGMIDDQVHFREPGLTAKGNIATESAAAVAGGITTFFDMPNVKPATLDSDALEAKFAVAAGRAHANHAFYLGASNDNLEAIKTLDPNQTCGIKIFMGASTGNMLVDDPEILEGIFKHAPTPIVTHCEDTPMILENEARWRERFGEDVPFSEHGLIRSREACIKSSRLAIDLATRNGTQLHVLHLTTAEEMALFKAGPMKGKQITAEVCAHHLWFSDADYDTRGSLIKCNPAVKTAEDRAALRAAVMDGRIDIIATDHAPHTWEEKQNPYFKAPSGLPLVQHALLSLLDQVQDGIYDLETLVQKTSHNVADRFSIVDRGYIREGAFADLVLVDLNGETSVTRDNVLYKCGWSPFDGVTFKARIDATFVNGVKAYDGKTVNPVANGQRLSFNRG
- a CDS encoding Fur family transcriptional regulator, which codes for MPEPLSLIDQAERQCLARGVRFTPIRRRVLEMIATSHGALKAYDLLDQLAKEHGAARPPTIYRALDFLLEQGLVHRIESLNAYLACHCPEHQHGFQLLICRGCGRVEEMHDDDLGTRLVASADRHGFSIERQTIELEGRCQDCISQAAVMAENAQ